GCGCGCCAACCGTGGAGGCCGCGGTGGCACGGCGACCCTCATGGTGGCAGCGCGATAGCCATCGAGGCTGCGACGCAGGGGCCATCGATACGACGGCGGAGCAGTGGCCCTCCAAGCGGTCGCACGGGAGCCGTCCAGGCGGAGGTGGGGTGGGAATGGTCGACGAGATTCAAGGGTCCGCCTAGGGCGGCTGTAGAGGTGGCCGACGAACTGAAATATTTACCATATAACCAAACTGAATTGTTGCCGTGGCAGGGAAGACGGTGGCTGCCGGGGCCGAGGAGCTTCGATTGTGGGCGTCGGTGGAATTGGTTGGGGATGGGGAAGAACACAGGTTTTTACGGGTGCGGTTCATTCACTGCTTTTGTTTCTCTTCGCGTCGCCTCTATATTGAATCGGGTGGTGCTCCGGTTTGTGTGGGCAGGAGGAGCCGCTGTCGCCGAAGATTGCTGGGGCGCGGGTGCTGTTGGGGAAATTCTTCTAGGATGCTCAAATTCAACTTCTTGGGGCAGTTCTTTTTATAGCAAATGTACTGCTCTATTAGTATATATTTTCTGCACTAACGTGCAAATGTACTGCGCATTCAAAAACTACTCCACAAACGGATGGATATAGCAGACTCTTCCTGAAGCAAATGAGTTTTTGTAAGCTGAAATGGGCAAATCTTCTCCAACGCACAAGTGCTGCCATCCTTATCTTCTCTCTCTTAATTGTTTACCTACATCAAAACTAACTAGATGACAACAACATAGCAGCAGCTTCGCTTTTGAGATGGGCAGCACCGCAGTGGTACAGCTCGTGCTACAACCACAGTGAAATGGGCAGCACCTCGCGGTGGCAAGGACTTCGCTGCCGCACAGGATCTCACTAGATCCCCACGGCGATATCAGAGCTACTCGACGGACAATCTTGAGGGGTGCAAAACTTTAGAAATGGTTATCTGAGCACGCACTGCTTGCGGTGAAATAACTGAACTTTTGATTAATAAAAAGTTGTACTGCCGTGAAACAGAAAAGTAGTGAGAGAGAATCAGAGAAATACACCATTCGACAGTTATACTTTCGATGAATAAACAGTTGTACTGCCATGAAACAAAAGAGTCGTACTGCAGGGAAACAGACAAATTACCATCCGTTCTCATTGGCATATCAACAAGCAGGTAGAGAGCACTAGCTTATTTGGGGACAGTTGACCACTATAGCGAATGCGGATTTTCTAGCGGAGCCGGTAACTACCGGTGCTCCAGCCGCCGTTCAATCTTGCGTGAAGATTGGGTCACGCTTTTAGCCTATATATGCAGTTTTTTAATCGTATTGATTGCGAGATGCACCAACCTTGGTAATCTACGCCGGTACTCACAGCACGACATACCTACGCAGCCACAGACTAATAAGGCCTCGTTTGGCACAGGAGTATTAACCGGGTTTGCGGAGTATTATCCCGGCCTAAATTTTATACACGTGAAACTGCGAGCGAGCCGTTTGGCAGGCCTGTCTTGGCCGGGTTCAGCCCGAGTAAACCCCGCAATACACGTCGACCCGACGAGTTTTCCAGACGCTCCACCCACCTCGCGTTTTTTTGGTCCACACGCGTCGCAGCAACACCGGATCTCCTCTCGCGACGACGCCGGATCTCCTCTTGCAGCGACGCCGGCGGCTCCGTTGCCCCGCAAACAGAAAGTAACAGCTCCGGCGACGCCTACTTCAGCACCTTGTGCCGCCGCCTCAGCATCTGCCGCCGCCGTTGATTCAGTACCCGCCCCCGCCGCCTCAGAACCTGATGCCGCCGCCGCTTCAGCACCTGGTGCCCTCGCCGCTGAGGTTCCTGCCGACGTAGGCTCCTTCGCCCGTCCGTCCTCTCGTGTAAGTTCTATTTCAACTCGCCCTTCCCCTCCCTATCTAGTTCTAGATACAACTGCTACATGAATGACCTAGGGTTCTTGATGCCTCCCGTGAGATCCTGTTAGTTGTCTCTAGTTCTTGATGCCTAGGGTGAGCTAGTGGCTACGGATTCAGATTTCTGTTGGATCTGTCATTCTGTCAATTACTGTAGTAATATATGATTACAGTGTTTGCCTCTAGTTCTTGATGCCACTGCATGTCCTTTTGGATCTGTTAATTGCCTCTAgtaatatatgatttgttttccatTGCACTTCCTTAAATCAGCATGTCATTTTTCTATCAAAAGGAACATAAGTAGTGTATAAAAACTGAAATGTCCATAGTCATTTCTCTATCAAAAGGAACTTATGGCTGCGCTGAATGGCAGACTTGGAGGCTGCAGACTAGCAGATCTCCAGATGGATGGAGTGGTCGCATGCGCTCCATTTGTTCATCCGCCAGTTATTCGCTTCACCTCCCCAGGACATATGACagaggtattttcttttcttgCTTTATTCCTCACGTGAGCTACAATTTATGGATGAGGTACGATCTCTTGGCTAGTTGCATAGGAGCACGAAGTATACTTGTGAACATAGGCTAATTTGATAGATGTGCATATGCCGATTCAGTCCATGGGCAATACGTATAAATTGTAATAAAAAATTCTTGCTTATGTTTGCTTCAGTAGATGGAAGAAgtcttgattttttttttcttacCATCATTGTAGTCTAGTAACGATGGAGGTTCCAATGATCTGAAGGTGTGAGGAATTCAGAGCCGAGTTGTGCTATTGTAAATAACAACTTGTGACCTGTAGGATGACCCTGTGCAAACATGAAATTTGGAATGCTTATACAATTAATGTGCAATGTCACTTATACGGTCTGATGCATTGTTAGATGCagtttcttgcaaatcttgtatcAATTAAATAAAATTCACTTTAGCACACAGATGTTTTACAACCAAATATATTTGCATTGCAAGATGGGGTCTAGACAATTGGTTCTAAAAGAAGGAATTTCACAAACAAAAATTGATGCTTATAGTTTTGCTCAATTAGCTCGTTCATCCTATCACACTGATGCATTTGTATGTTATGTTGATTTCAGTCCATTTCATCCTTTGTGAGAAGAGTGGAGCTAGGTATATTTTGCTAAACAATATTCTTCCTTATCATTTATTGTTGTGCttctaaaccatttcatctttgcCCTGTTTCTGTAATCTGTAACCATTTGACCACTGCCATGTTAGTAACATAAAATTTATTCTTAACTTGTCTGCATCCCTGTTATAATATCCGTCTTTTATTTCTTATTCATGGCATGATTGTAATTTAGCTAGGATATAATGATTACTATTGCTGGATGTTTGGTTTGGTGCTTCCTGATTGAGTTAGGCTGCCTAGTGCTTCAAGTTAGCTATGCTTTCTTTTGAAGTCCCGGTTGCATCATGATTTGTTGTTTTACTAAGATGCTGATTAATACACATACTTGGTTTGGCAGAAACTCTGTTGGGTGGAAGTGCATCGGAGACAGCTTCTCAACATGATGCATGGCTCCGTTGGCGCGGCGGAGCGATGATACTGCCACTTGCCCGGCCTCTGCTGACTTAATATTCGCCGATGCTACCGCGTCCATCTTTACGTCGCCTCACCTTATGTCCCCAAGCTGACAGAAGTCAAGGCCACTGCGCCTCTGATCCAGCATCTATTTTATGTAATGTGCTTGTGACCAGAGTGTAAAAGTTTAATTTTTATTCGAATTACTATGATCGTCCTAGCCTTGTTGTGTAAATTGCATTTTTGGTTGTAGAATTATCCCTGCCTGCCAAACAGATGAATAAATGTAGAGTATTGGTGACGAAGGGTTTTTTGGTGTAACGAAGTGTTTTGGGTGACAGGAGTGTTTTCACCCAATCCCCTTGGAAAAAACACTTCCAGTTACTCGGTAATACACTTCAACCAAACAAGGCCTAAGGGAACTCCCACCATGACGGACTCCCTTTCCAATCTCTCTCTCAATCCCGATCCAAAAAAAAAGCGGCGGCTGCGGCGGAGCGTGACCTGCGGCGAGGCGGACTCCGAACTGCGGCGACAGGGCGAGATAGCGGCCAGGACGGTTGCGCCGTGCATGAGCAGATCTCGAGCTCTGGCTCCTCCGCCGCACCTTCTTCGTGCAGCGCCCCTGCCTGGCTGCCTCCTACACGAGAGTGACCGGAGGAAGACAAAGTGGAGCACGGCACCATGTTCATGTGGAGTTTAGGTTTTGAATTCATTTTCCTGATCTAgggattttatttttgtttcaatcTCGTGAGGATACAGATCTGAAGTGTGATTTTTATGGTGTCTACTTTTGTTCCACCTGAATTTTAGCTTTCTGTTCCGTGTCAAATCCAATGCAACCAATTCAATAATCAGTTTTATTTTCTGATCTCTTTTTGGAATGCACACATTGAGAAATCCTTGCCGAATTTGATTGGTCTATTTCTCTATAAGTTTATGAAATATTTGTGGTGCAATGAAATGATTGTGAAATCAGTTTGGATTGTTCCTGAGATTGTGATTTGAATTCTAAACATAATTATGTCTTATTTGGTAAGAACATGTTACTGAAGCTATATGTGaagcatataatgatccttttatTGGAATTTTGTTTCAATCTTGGGAGGATGCTAATTTGGAGAGTGATTTTGGTGGTGAATATTTCTCATTCGGTCTGAATTTTAATCAAATATTTCGTGTCAAATTTGCATCCAGCTTTGTTGGTGGTTAATCCATCTGGATGGTAATTTTCAGCAATTTTTCATTTTCTCTAACATTTAAATTCAATTTGATTCGCCTATTTCTTTATAAAACCGTGAAACTTTTTTGTGCAATGAAATAAATGTGATGTGTGAACAATC
This region of Lolium perenne isolate Kyuss_39 chromosome 2, Kyuss_2.0, whole genome shotgun sequence genomic DNA includes:
- the LOC127328792 gene encoding uncharacterized protein encodes the protein MNTVGGQSWLSMDCIGSLGNPVALDARENADVTTTLPEGAQQRRSEVGGSLAAGKKSPLPGKTVAAGAEELRLWASVELVGDGEEHRFLRRALAYLGTVDHYSECGFSSGAGNYRCSSRRSILREDWVTLLAYICSFLIVLIARCTNLGNLRRYSQHDIPTQPQTNKASFGTGVLTGFAEYYPGLNFIHVKLRASRLAGLSWPGSARVNPAIHVDPTSFPDAPPTSRFFGPHASQQHRISSRDDAGSPLAATPAAPLPRKQKVTAPATPTSAPCAAASASAAAVDSVPAPAASEPDAAAASAPGALAAEVPADVGSFARPSSRTWRLQTSRSPDGWSGRMRSICSSASYSLHLPRTYDRETLLGGSASETASQHDAWLRWRGGAMILPLARPLLT